The Methanobrevibacter sp. genome contains the following window.
GACGAATACAGTGAAGAGAATAGGTTAAATCCTAAGAGAATTTTAGCAAAATATATTTAAATAAATTAAGGAATGAGAATTATGGTTGAATTAAATGATTTACCAGGTGTTGGAGAAAAAACCGCAGAAAAATTAAGAGATGCAGGATTTGCTGATATGATGAGATTAGCAACTGCTACTGCAAAAGAATTATCAGTAAAAGCAGAAATCGGTGAAGGTGTTGCTGAAAAAGTTATTGAAGCTGCTCGTAGATCTGAAAATATCGACTTTGAAACTGCATTAGAAGTTGATGAAAGAAGAAAAGATGTTGGTCACATTACTGTAGGTAGCCAAGAATTCAATGATTTAATTGGTGGTGGAATTGAAACTCAATCTATTACTGAAGTATTCGGTGAATTCGGGTCTGGTAAAAGTCAAATATCTCATGAATTAGCTGTTACTGTTCAATTACCTGAAGAATTAGGTGGTCTTGATGGTGAATGTGTATTTGTTGACACTGAAAACACTTTCCGTCCAGAAAGAATTAGACAAATTGCAGAAGGTTTTGAATTAGATGTTGAAGATGTTTTAGGAAGAATTCATGTTGCTCGTGCATTCAACTCTTCTCACCAAATTTTAATGGTTGACAAAATCAATGATTTAATACAAAGTGGTAAAAATGTTAAATTGGTTATTGTTGATTCATTGATGGCTCATTTCAGAGCAGAATATGTTGGAAGGGAATCTTTAGCTGTAAGACAACAAAAATTAAATCAACATTTACATGCACTTCAACAAATAGCCAATACTTATAATGTAGCTGTTTTCATAACAAACCAAGTTCAAGCTAAACCTGATTCATTCTTTGGAAGTCCTACTAAAGCTATTGGTGGACATGTTTTAGGACATGCATCTACTTATAGAATCTGGCTTAAAAAAGGTTTAGCAGGTAAAAGAATTGCTCGTTTAGTAGACAGCCCTCATTTGCCTGAAGGTGAATGTGTATTTAAAATTAAAACCGAAGGTATTGTTGATTAATTATACCTTTTAACCCTCTTTTTTTACATTTGAAAATATTTTCTGCTTTTTAGATTTGTCTCTAATTTTTTATTAGTCGTTATAACCAATGTTTTATAATCTTTGCTGAATTATGCAAAGCCAATTTAGGTTCTACAATAATGATATGGATTTTATTCGTAAGGAACTTATTCTCAGCATTTTTAACATATTCTTAACATTTTTTAATCCTCATTTTATTATTTAA
Protein-coding sequences here:
- the radA gene encoding DNA repair and recombination protein RadA, which codes for MVELNDLPGVGEKTAEKLRDAGFADMMRLATATAKELSVKAEIGEGVAEKVIEAARRSENIDFETALEVDERRKDVGHITVGSQEFNDLIGGGIETQSITEVFGEFGSGKSQISHELAVTVQLPEELGGLDGECVFVDTENTFRPERIRQIAEGFELDVEDVLGRIHVARAFNSSHQILMVDKINDLIQSGKNVKLVIVDSLMAHFRAEYVGRESLAVRQQKLNQHLHALQQIANTYNVAVFITNQVQAKPDSFFGSPTKAIGGHVLGHASTYRIWLKKGLAGKRIARLVDSPHLPEGECVFKIKTEGIVD